In Paenibacillus ihbetae, the following are encoded in one genomic region:
- a CDS encoding sugar phosphate isomerase/epimerase family protein: MKLSVFTVATPDLQPEQLAKAAAVAGIEGIEWRFKEIPVGAEEEKPSFWRHNQCSMDPGGTEQDWLRFKHAAELHGRQSIAVVPYLTCGDLAETEKVMKAAKLVGASFIRAGIPAYNRSANYNELYEQAVKYLLEVEELAAAYDVKALVETHHNTIAPSAGLAYRLVSHCSPQHVGVLYDPGNMVHEGYENYRMGLELLGPYLAHVHVKNGGYRKQPSEDGTEATWSGEWTPLAQGAVPWRQVIRDLKSVGYDGFFGIEDFSGTYGSTEMLLRFAEQMKQWSEDKQFA, translated from the coding sequence ATGAAATTGTCTGTATTTACGGTTGCAACCCCCGACTTGCAGCCAGAACAGCTGGCTAAGGCCGCAGCCGTTGCCGGTATCGAGGGGATCGAATGGCGATTTAAGGAAATCCCGGTCGGAGCCGAGGAGGAGAAGCCTTCCTTCTGGAGGCATAATCAATGCTCCATGGACCCCGGCGGGACGGAGCAGGACTGGCTGCGATTCAAGCATGCCGCGGAGCTGCACGGCAGGCAGAGCATTGCCGTCGTTCCGTATTTAACCTGCGGCGACCTGGCAGAAACGGAAAAAGTGATGAAGGCGGCCAAGCTGGTCGGAGCCTCTTTCATACGCGCCGGCATTCCGGCTTACAATCGAAGCGCCAACTACAATGAGCTGTACGAGCAAGCTGTAAAATACCTGCTGGAGGTTGAGGAGTTGGCTGCCGCTTACGATGTTAAGGCATTGGTTGAAACGCACCACAACACCATTGCGCCGAGCGCCGGGCTTGCATACCGGCTCGTATCGCATTGCTCTCCCCAGCATGTCGGCGTATTGTACGACCCAGGAAATATGGTTCATGAAGGCTACGAAAATTATCGCATGGGACTGGAGCTCCTCGGTCCTTACTTGGCCCATGTTCATGTGAAAAATGGCGGTTACCGCAAGCAACCGTCAGAGGACGGGACCGAGGCGACGTGGAGCGGAGAATGGACGCCGCTTGCGCAAGGCGCCGTTCCGTGGCGTCAGGTTATCCGGGATTTGAAGTCGGTTGGTTATGACGGCTTTTTCGGTATCGAGGATTTTAGCGGCACGTACGGTTCGACCGAGATGCTGCTTCGCTTTGCCGAGCAGATGAAGCAGTGGAGCGAAGATAAACAATTCGCGTAA
- a CDS encoding Gfo/Idh/MocA family protein, with protein MEQVRIGVIGLGMGFSHAKSLAAGRIAGARLSAVCDFNPAKQETAKETLPSDVQIFSDVDAMMTSGEVDAVIIATPHYGHPQEAIQALNRGLHVLIEKPAGVYTKQVREMNSAAAASGKVFSIMYNQRCNPLYKKLRELIADGELGEIRRMNWIVTNWYRSQSYYDSGGWRATWSGEGGGVLINQSPHQLDLWQWTTGMMPKRIRAFCAFGKYRNIEVEDDVTAYAEYENGATAVFITTTGEAPGTNRFEVTGDRGKIVIENGNLTFWRLRVPEPEFNRQYTGGFGEPECWKCDVPIVGDNPQHNGIIQNFTDAILHGTPLIAPGEEGIHGLTLSNAMHLSTWTDNWVDLPLDEDLYYDLLQERIAASTGEKTVREIGPVDMSKTFGTY; from the coding sequence ATGGAGCAAGTTCGTATTGGTGTGATCGGTCTCGGAATGGGCTTCTCGCATGCCAAGTCGCTCGCGGCTGGACGGATCGCGGGAGCACGTCTCAGCGCCGTATGCGATTTTAATCCGGCCAAGCAGGAGACGGCCAAAGAGACGCTGCCTTCGGATGTGCAAATCTTTAGCGACGTGGATGCGATGATGACATCAGGAGAGGTGGACGCGGTCATTATAGCAACTCCGCATTACGGGCATCCGCAGGAAGCGATTCAGGCGCTGAACCGGGGGCTGCATGTGCTGATCGAGAAACCGGCCGGCGTCTATACCAAGCAGGTCCGCGAGATGAATAGCGCAGCGGCTGCAAGCGGCAAAGTGTTCTCGATCATGTACAATCAGCGATGCAATCCGCTTTATAAGAAGCTGCGGGAGCTGATTGCGGATGGAGAGCTCGGCGAAATCCGGCGCATGAACTGGATCGTGACCAACTGGTACCGTTCCCAGAGCTATTACGATTCGGGAGGCTGGCGTGCGACCTGGTCCGGGGAAGGCGGCGGGGTGTTGATCAATCAATCTCCGCACCAGCTCGATTTATGGCAATGGACGACCGGCATGATGCCGAAGAGAATTCGGGCATTTTGCGCGTTCGGCAAGTACCGCAACATCGAAGTCGAAGACGACGTGACCGCTTACGCGGAATACGAAAACGGCGCCACCGCCGTATTTATCACGACCACCGGCGAAGCGCCGGGCACGAACCGGTTTGAAGTGACGGGAGACCGCGGGAAAATCGTCATCGAAAACGGCAATCTTACTTTTTGGAGACTTCGGGTGCCGGAGCCGGAATTCAACCGTCAGTATACCGGCGGCTTCGGCGAACCGGAATGCTGGAAGTGCGACGTTCCGATTGTGGGAGACAATCCGCAGCATAACGGCATTATTCAAAATTTTACGGATGCCATATTGCACGGCACCCCGTTAATCGCCCCGGGCGAAGAAGGAATCCATGGACTTACCCTGTCGAATGCAATGCATCTGTCCACGTGGACGGACAACTGGGTGGATCTGCCGCTGGATGAGGATCTGTACTATGACCTTCTGCAGGAGCGGATCGCCGCCTCGACCGGAGAGAAGACGGTGCGGGAGATCGGCCCCGTCGATATGAGCAAAACATTCGGAACCTACTAA